A stretch of Syntrophus gentianae DNA encodes these proteins:
- a CDS encoding NUDIX domain-containing protein has protein sequence MRVRVSAAFEQAGEILCMKYIYGGKEVFALPGGGVDKDIPLQEAIVNEWKEELGVKVDVGDIILIGEAPAGKRHPQTLHIVFEAVEIRGTPKVRPDATHSLDVAWVPIDKLASLPLYPDVGKQLSVSLSEAPRRAIAFISNCMERGYW, from the coding sequence ATGAGAGTTCGCGTATCTGCTGCTTTTGAACAGGCTGGTGAAATTCTCTGCATGAAGTACATCTATGGTGGAAAGGAGGTCTTTGCCCTTCCCGGTGGTGGCGTGGACAAGGATATTCCCCTGCAGGAAGCCATTGTCAATGAATGGAAAGAGGAACTCGGCGTCAAAGTCGACGTCGGCGATATTATCCTGATCGGCGAAGCCCCTGCCGGAAAGAGGCATCCCCAGACCCTGCACATTGTCTTTGAGGCCGTGGAAATCCGTGGCACTCCCAAGGTGAGGCCGGACGCCACCCATTCCCTGGATGTGGCCTGGGTCCCGATTGATAAATTAGCTTCTCTTCCCCTCTATCCCGATGTAGGCAAGCAGCTTTCCGTCAGTCTGAGTGAAGCGCCCCGCCGGGCCATCGCCTTCATCAGCAATTGCATGGAAAGGGGCTACTGGTAA
- a CDS encoding efflux transporter outer membrane subunit has translation MKRNRNSYRLLLVGILVVLMGGCTLAPKYDRPATPVPNSWPTGAAYQEAKPDVPMPAPDLPWREFLPEERLQKVIEIALKDSRNLRLAALNVQRAQALYRVQRDELFPVVNAAGNWTKKHIPADLSSSGHILTQESYSVDFGISSWEIDFFGRIRSLKDAALEEYLATDEGRRNTQILLVSEVANAWFTLAADGENLKLSRSTFEAQQASYNLIRKRYDVGLASELDLSQAQTQVDTARRNVAIYTQRTAQDLNALTLLAGTPVPSELLPSELNGVSPPKEISAGLSSDVLLSRPDVLAAEHRLKAAHANIGAARAAFFPRISLTAITGTASADLSGLFKSGQGTWSFAPQIVLPIFDARTWSAYDVTKVDREISVTRYEQTIQTAFREVADALALRGTLGEQLTAQESLVEANARTYRLADARYSKGIDSYLNVLDAQRSLYSSQQVLTALRLERFTSLVTLYKVLGGGAEEDSRYQ, from the coding sequence ATGAAGAGAAATAGAAATAGCTACCGGCTTCTGCTGGTGGGAATCCTTGTTGTTCTGATGGGAGGATGCACCCTGGCCCCGAAGTACGATCGCCCGGCCACTCCCGTCCCCAACAGCTGGCCTACAGGCGCGGCCTACCAGGAAGCGAAACCTGATGTGCCCATGCCGGCGCCTGACCTGCCCTGGCGGGAATTTCTCCCCGAGGAACGCCTGCAGAAGGTCATCGAAATTGCCCTGAAAGACAGCCGCAACCTTCGCCTGGCGGCCTTGAATGTACAGAGGGCGCAGGCGCTCTATCGAGTCCAGCGGGATGAACTGTTTCCCGTGGTCAACGCGGCCGGGAACTGGACCAAGAAACATATCCCGGCGGATCTCTCATCCTCCGGTCACATCCTTACCCAGGAGTCATACAGTGTCGATTTCGGCATTTCTTCCTGGGAAATCGACTTCTTCGGGCGTATCCGCAGCCTGAAGGACGCGGCCCTGGAGGAATATCTGGCCACAGATGAGGGACGTCGCAATACCCAGATCCTGCTGGTGTCCGAGGTGGCCAATGCCTGGTTTACCCTGGCGGCCGACGGCGAGAATCTGAAACTCTCCCGGTCCACCTTCGAAGCCCAGCAGGCCTCCTACAACCTGATCCGGAAGCGCTATGATGTAGGACTCGCCTCGGAACTGGACCTCAGCCAGGCGCAGACTCAAGTGGATACGGCCCGAAGAAACGTTGCCATATACACCCAGCGGACAGCACAGGATTTAAACGCCTTGACCCTTCTGGCAGGAACTCCCGTGCCCTCGGAGCTACTTCCTTCAGAACTCAACGGGGTCAGCCCCCCGAAAGAAATTTCCGCCGGATTGTCCTCCGATGTGCTCCTGAGCCGACCCGACGTCCTGGCTGCGGAACACCGGTTAAAAGCAGCCCACGCCAACATCGGCGCCGCCCGGGCGGCCTTCTTCCCCCGCATCTCTCTGACGGCCATCACGGGAACGGCCAGCGCCGATCTGTCCGGGCTCTTCAAGTCCGGACAAGGGACCTGGAGTTTTGCGCCGCAGATCGTTCTTCCGATTTTCGATGCCCGTACCTGGTCGGCCTATGACGTCACCAAAGTGGATCGGGAGATTTCCGTAACCCGATACGAACAGACGATCCAGACAGCCTTCCGGGAAGTGGCGGACGCCCTGGCTTTGAGGGGAACCCTGGGAGAACAGTTGACGGCCCAGGAGTCCCTCGTGGAAGCAAACGCCAGGACTTACCGCCTTGCCGACGCCCGCTACTCCAAGGGAATTGACAGCTACCTGAACGTCCTGGATGCTCAACGCTCCCTCTACAGTTCCCAACAGGTGCTGACCGCTCTCCGCCTTGAACGGTTCACCAGTCTGGTTACCCTCTACAAGGTGCTGGGGGGCGGGGCCGAGGAGGACTCCCGTTACCAGTAG
- a CDS encoding efflux RND transporter permease subunit: MLSRFFLDRPVFAWVIAIIMMAAGGLAIYNLPISQYPPIAPPSIAVTAFYPGASAETVENSVTQIIEQKMTGFDKMLYLSASSDSSGQSRVELTFAPGTDPDLAWAQVQNKLQLAMASLPETVQNTGIKVAKSTRNWLLIVGLISEDGSMDGNDLRDYAQSSLEKVLSRVPGVGEVEIFGSQYAMRIWLNPDKLTDYRMTVADVITALKAYNVEVSAGQFGGTPAVPNQRLNAAIVVQSMLKTPEEFAAIPIRTNPDGSVVRISDIGRTELGTESYDVQAQFNGKPSAALAIRLAAGANALEAADNVRNKMSEMSRYFPAGMKVVYPYDTTPFVRVAIHEVVKTLFEAILLVFLVMYLFMGNIRATLIPTIAVPVVLLGTFAVLGIFGFSINMLTMFAMVLAIGLLVDDAIVVVENVERIMSEEGISPKEATRKSMDQITSALIGIGLVLSAVFGPMAFFGGSTGVIYRQFSITIIASMLLSVLVALILTPVLCASLLKPVAAGHEPAENAISFLRPFFLWFDRTFFHIRDIYIKMVGHSLSRKFRYLTIFIVIVAAMGFLFLRMPTAYLPDEDQGFLLVQAMLPANSTLEQTDKVMTDVRNHFLEKEKDAAKSIMTISGVNFSGHGQNVGLAFVQLKDWNLRNRGDLKVGAVAGRAMGTFSKIRNAMVFAFAPPAVIELGTSKGFDFQLLDRGGLGHAELMAARNQLLGMAAQDKVLTKVRPNGLEDVPEYRIDVDWQKAGAMGAPITSIHNTISTAFGSAYVNDFIQGGRVKRVYAQADAPYRMLPTDLEKLHVRNNAGQMVPFASFASGHWTYGSPKLERYNGFPSINIVGEAAQGRSSGEAMQVMEGFVGKLPQGVGFDWTGLSYQERMAGSQTGLLYTFSIFVVFLCLAALYESWPIPFSILLALPLGAIGGIIASSLRGLPNDVYFQIGLLTTLGLTTKNAILIVQFAKAGRDRGMDLIDATLEGAKLRFRPIVMTSLAFGFGVLPLALATGAGAGAQNAIGTGVLGGMVTATILVIIFAPLFYVLIEKIFGKKQRQQAAEAEPKDRFHRIGVIDQELTAELKADEEQKKNPIED, translated from the coding sequence ATGCTATCGAGATTCTTTCTGGATCGCCCGGTTTTCGCCTGGGTCATTGCCATCATCATGATGGCGGCGGGGGGGCTGGCAATCTACAATCTGCCCATCTCCCAGTACCCGCCCATCGCTCCGCCATCCATCGCCGTGACCGCCTTCTACCCGGGGGCATCGGCGGAAACCGTTGAAAACAGTGTGACCCAGATCATCGAGCAGAAGATGACCGGCTTCGACAAGATGCTCTATCTCTCTGCCAGCAGCGATTCGTCAGGCCAATCCCGCGTGGAGCTGACCTTTGCCCCGGGAACCGATCCCGATCTGGCTTGGGCTCAAGTGCAGAACAAGCTCCAGCTCGCCATGGCGAGCCTGCCCGAGACCGTGCAGAATACAGGCATCAAGGTGGCCAAATCCACTCGGAACTGGCTGCTGATTGTAGGGCTGATCTCGGAAGACGGGAGCATGGATGGAAACGATCTACGGGACTATGCCCAATCCAGCCTGGAAAAAGTGCTTTCCCGTGTGCCGGGGGTGGGCGAGGTCGAGATTTTCGGCTCCCAGTACGCCATGCGGATCTGGCTTAATCCCGACAAGCTGACCGATTACCGGATGACGGTTGCGGATGTGATTACGGCACTGAAGGCTTACAACGTGGAGGTGTCCGCCGGTCAGTTCGGCGGGACGCCGGCGGTGCCAAACCAGCGGCTGAACGCCGCCATTGTTGTCCAGAGCATGCTCAAGACGCCTGAAGAGTTTGCCGCCATTCCCATCCGCACGAATCCGGACGGATCGGTTGTGCGGATCAGCGATATAGGCAGAACTGAACTGGGAACCGAATCCTACGATGTCCAGGCTCAATTCAACGGCAAGCCCTCCGCCGCCCTGGCCATCCGGCTGGCCGCCGGCGCCAATGCCCTAGAGGCGGCAGACAATGTCCGAAACAAGATGTCGGAGATGAGCCGCTACTTTCCCGCCGGCATGAAGGTCGTTTATCCCTACGACACCACCCCCTTCGTCAGGGTGGCCATCCATGAAGTGGTCAAGACCCTTTTCGAGGCGATTCTACTGGTCTTCCTGGTCATGTACCTCTTCATGGGAAATATCCGGGCGACGCTGATTCCGACCATCGCCGTGCCGGTGGTACTCCTGGGGACTTTCGCGGTGCTGGGTATTTTCGGGTTCTCCATCAACATGCTGACCATGTTTGCCATGGTGCTGGCCATCGGCTTGTTGGTGGATGACGCCATCGTCGTGGTGGAAAACGTGGAGCGGATCATGAGCGAGGAAGGAATCTCCCCCAAGGAGGCCACCCGCAAGTCCATGGATCAGATCACCAGCGCCCTGATAGGAATCGGGCTGGTGCTTTCAGCCGTTTTCGGTCCCATGGCGTTTTTCGGCGGGTCCACGGGAGTCATCTACCGCCAGTTTTCCATCACCATCATCGCCTCCATGCTGCTTTCGGTTCTGGTCGCCCTCATCCTGACACCCGTTCTCTGCGCCTCACTTCTCAAACCGGTGGCCGCGGGACACGAACCGGCGGAAAACGCTATTTCTTTCCTGCGCCCCTTTTTCCTCTGGTTTGATCGTACTTTTTTTCATATTCGGGACATCTATATAAAGATGGTCGGCCATTCCCTTTCCCGTAAGTTTCGGTATCTCACAATTTTTATTGTGATTGTGGCGGCCATGGGATTTCTGTTCCTCCGCATGCCAACGGCCTATCTTCCCGATGAGGATCAGGGGTTCCTGCTGGTACAGGCCATGCTTCCCGCAAACTCGACCCTGGAGCAGACCGACAAGGTGATGACGGACGTCCGGAACCATTTTCTGGAAAAGGAGAAAGATGCCGCCAAGTCCATTATGACGATTTCGGGCGTTAACTTCTCCGGCCATGGACAGAATGTCGGCCTGGCCTTCGTCCAGTTGAAGGATTGGAATCTCCGGAACCGAGGGGATCTGAAGGTAGGCGCCGTGGCGGGAAGGGCCATGGGGACCTTTTCCAAAATCCGCAACGCGATGGTCTTTGCCTTCGCGCCTCCGGCGGTCATCGAACTGGGCACGTCAAAGGGTTTTGATTTTCAGCTGCTCGACCGGGGCGGTCTGGGGCATGCCGAACTGATGGCGGCCCGGAATCAGCTCCTCGGAATGGCAGCACAAGACAAGGTATTGACAAAGGTCCGGCCCAATGGTCTGGAAGATGTACCCGAATACCGGATCGACGTGGACTGGCAAAAGGCCGGCGCAATGGGAGCGCCCATTACCTCGATCCACAATACGATCTCCACGGCTTTTGGCAGCGCCTATGTCAACGACTTCATTCAAGGCGGTCGAGTCAAACGGGTATACGCTCAGGCGGATGCCCCCTACCGCATGCTGCCCACTGATCTGGAAAAGCTTCATGTGCGCAATAATGCAGGCCAGATGGTCCCCTTTGCTTCCTTTGCCTCCGGCCACTGGACTTACGGTTCTCCCAAGCTAGAGCGTTACAACGGCTTTCCGTCCATCAACATCGTGGGCGAGGCGGCGCAGGGCAGGAGTTCCGGTGAGGCCATGCAGGTCATGGAAGGATTTGTCGGGAAGCTGCCGCAGGGAGTCGGCTTTGACTGGACCGGCCTTTCCTACCAGGAGCGGATGGCCGGTTCTCAGACTGGATTGCTCTACACCTTTTCCATTTTCGTGGTTTTCCTTTGCCTGGCAGCCCTCTATGAGAGTTGGCCTATTCCCTTCTCGATTCTGCTCGCCCTGCCCCTCGGGGCGATCGGCGGCATCATCGCCTCCAGCCTGCGGGGACTGCCCAATGATGTTTATTTTCAGATCGGCCTGCTGACCACCCTGGGACTCACCACCAAGAATGCCATTCTGATCGTTCAGTTCGCCAAAGCCGGACGGGACAGAGGAATGGATCTCATCGACGCCACACTGGAAGGAGCCAAATTGAGATTCCGGCCGATTGTCATGACCTCTCTTGCCTTCGGTTTCGGCGTCCTGCCCCTTGCCCTGGCTACGGGCGCCGGGGCAGGAGCCCAGAATGCCATCGGCACCGGCGTGTTGGGAGGGATGGTGACCGCCACCATCCTGGTGATTATTTTTGCTCCCCTCTTCTATGTGCTGATCGAAAAAATCTTCGGGAAAAAACAGCGACAGCAAGCTGCCGAGGCAGAGCCAAAAGATCGATTCCACCGCATCGGGGTGATCGATCAGGAACTGACGGCGGAACTGAAGGCCGACGAAGAACAAAAGAAAAATCCAATCGAGGATTGA
- a CDS encoding efflux RND transporter periplasmic adaptor subunit: MQIRNSKRLIAIAGVLAGFLIFSGCGKQSKPPQSGPPEVAVVTVQPEQVTITNELSGRTSAFLIAEVRPQVSGILQKRLFQEGADVKAGDVLYQIDPATYSAAYASAKATLARAEANVTSIRYRAERYKELLPSKAVSQQEYDDAAAALKQAEAEIQAGKAAVETARINLAHTRVTAPISGRIGRSLITVGALATAGQGTALTTIQQIDPIYVDVTQSSASLLRLQRSMASGTLKKDGANSAKVKLLLEDGTPYPLEGTLQFRDVTVDPTTGSFILRIVFPNPNGILLPGMYARAVLKEGINEQALLVPLQSVSRDPKGNPVALLVDAQGKVQQRMLKTERTIGDRWLVSSGLAAGDRLIVEGMQKAKPGSSVKVIPFTGEQKNAVPSTAKSN, encoded by the coding sequence ATGCAGATTCGGAACAGCAAAAGGCTCATCGCTATCGCAGGAGTTCTGGCCGGATTCCTGATTTTTTCGGGCTGCGGGAAGCAGTCAAAGCCCCCCCAGAGTGGTCCTCCCGAAGTGGCCGTGGTGACGGTGCAACCGGAGCAGGTAACGATCACCAACGAACTGTCCGGTCGCACATCTGCCTTTCTTATCGCCGAGGTTCGACCTCAGGTAAGCGGAATCCTTCAGAAGCGTCTCTTTCAGGAAGGCGCGGATGTCAAGGCCGGAGACGTCCTCTACCAGATCGATCCGGCGACCTATTCCGCTGCCTATGCCAGTGCCAAAGCAACCCTTGCCAGGGCGGAGGCCAATGTGACTTCCATCCGTTACAGGGCCGAACGTTACAAGGAACTGTTGCCCAGCAAGGCAGTCAGCCAACAGGAATACGATGATGCCGCTGCCGCCCTCAAACAGGCCGAGGCAGAGATCCAGGCCGGCAAGGCGGCTGTGGAAACCGCCCGGATCAACCTGGCCCATACCCGCGTCACCGCTCCCATTTCCGGACGCATCGGAAGATCTCTGATCACCGTGGGCGCACTGGCGACGGCGGGCCAGGGAACCGCACTGACCACCATCCAGCAGATCGACCCCATCTACGTCGATGTCACCCAGTCAAGCGCCAGTCTGCTGCGCCTGCAGAGAAGCATGGCAAGCGGCACCCTCAAAAAAGACGGCGCCAATTCGGCAAAGGTGAAGCTTCTTCTGGAAGACGGCACTCCCTATCCCCTGGAAGGAACTCTGCAATTCCGGGATGTTACAGTAGATCCGACTACCGGGTCCTTTATTCTGCGGATCGTATTCCCCAATCCGAACGGGATTCTGCTGCCGGGCATGTACGCTCGGGCCGTTCTCAAGGAGGGAATCAACGAACAGGCGCTCCTGGTTCCGTTGCAGAGCGTCAGCCGGGACCCTAAGGGAAATCCCGTGGCTCTTCTGGTAGACGCCCAGGGAAAGGTCCAGCAGCGGATGCTGAAGACGGAACGGACGATCGGTGACCGGTGGCTTGTCTCCTCGGGTCTTGCGGCTGGTGACCGGTTAATTGTCGAGGGAATGCAGAAAGCCAAACCCGGTTCTTCCGTGAAGGTTATTCCTTTTACCGGAGAACAGAAGAATGCAGTCCCATCCACTGCAAAATCGAACTGA
- a CDS encoding TetR/AcrR family transcriptional regulator, which produces MIAPDKRNEIIQAALELIAEKGFHGAPMAMIAEKSDVAVGTIYRYFENKDVLINALYKEVEAKILVALREGYSAEKPFRERFIHLGTALLRYFISFPLHFRFMEQYHNSPYGVSLQRDRVMGKAGEPDIFTELFSLGLAQQVLKDFPLPVLFDLAFGPLIALARDHILGFVILDEFLLIRTVEACWDGIKR; this is translated from the coding sequence ATGATAGCGCCGGACAAACGGAACGAGATCATACAGGCTGCTTTGGAACTGATCGCAGAGAAGGGTTTCCATGGAGCCCCGATGGCGATGATCGCCGAGAAGTCTGACGTGGCGGTGGGCACCATCTATCGGTATTTTGAGAACAAGGATGTGCTCATCAATGCGCTTTACAAGGAAGTGGAAGCAAAGATCCTGGTGGCCCTGCGGGAAGGCTACTCTGCCGAAAAACCCTTTCGGGAGCGATTTATCCACCTCGGCACGGCACTGCTCCGGTACTTTATTTCCTTTCCTCTCCATTTCCGCTTTATGGAACAATACCACAACTCGCCTTATGGGGTTTCTCTACAGAGGGACCGGGTTATGGGAAAAGCGGGGGAGCCGGATATCTTTACGGAGCTTTTTTCCCTGGGGCTCGCCCAGCAGGTGCTGAAAGATTTTCCCTTGCCCGTGCTTTTTGACCTGGCTTTTGGTCCGCTGATTGCTTTGGCAAGGGATCATATCCTCGGATTTGTCATTCTTGACGAATTCCTGCTCATAAGAACCGTCGAGGCCTGTTGGGATGGCATCAAAAGATGA
- the sfsA gene encoding DNA/RNA nuclease SfsA gives MEKARFIARPNRFTVRCALGSEILDAYLPNPGRLWELLLPDSVVYVIRQETGSNRKLRALVVAVERDGRPVMLHTLACNDVVADLLHQRRLPGFEDMRVVQREISRGSSRFDFLLERNGLPRLLEVKSCTLFGRRIAMFPDAVTSRGRRHLLELAEHARQGTPAHVVFLVGSSHVDYFLPDYHTDFDFASTFLAVRDAVRFSALAVDWQPDLTPGPVIRELSIPWSLLEREVQDDGCYLLILHLPGDTKFSFHHPSCRNFRRGYYVAVGSASSGLTRHLQMARRKPKAESNERHNVLENLKTAADSRLVIPIRTTEPLEAELIEALSLIADWSIQNSETPVEAGPCRFFGMEENPLSRRAFVDFLLDYRINRLDKQLF, from the coding sequence ATGGAAAAAGCCCGGTTTATCGCCAGACCGAACCGGTTCACGGTGCGCTGCGCTCTGGGTTCGGAAATCCTCGATGCCTATCTCCCTAATCCGGGGCGTCTGTGGGAATTGCTCCTGCCGGACAGTGTTGTATATGTTATCCGGCAGGAGACCGGGTCAAACCGCAAACTCCGGGCACTCGTCGTGGCCGTCGAACGGGACGGCCGACCCGTCATGCTCCATACCCTGGCCTGCAACGATGTCGTGGCGGACCTCCTCCATCAGCGGCGCCTGCCCGGTTTCGAAGACATGCGCGTGGTGCAGCGGGAGATATCCCGGGGTTCGAGCCGCTTTGATTTCCTGCTGGAGCGGAACGGCCTGCCCCGGTTACTGGAAGTGAAATCCTGTACCCTCTTCGGCCGCCGGATCGCCATGTTTCCCGATGCCGTCACCTCCCGGGGGCGGCGTCATCTGCTGGAACTGGCCGAACATGCCCGGCAGGGGACCCCTGCGCATGTGGTCTTTCTGGTCGGCTCTTCCCATGTGGACTATTTTCTGCCCGACTACCACACGGACTTCGACTTCGCGTCAACCTTTCTGGCCGTCCGCGATGCGGTCCGTTTTTCCGCCCTGGCAGTCGACTGGCAGCCGGACCTGACGCCCGGTCCGGTCATCCGGGAGCTTTCGATCCCTTGGTCGCTGCTGGAGCGGGAAGTTCAGGATGACGGCTGTTACCTGCTGATCCTTCATCTTCCCGGGGATACGAAATTTTCTTTTCATCATCCGAGTTGCCGGAATTTCCGGAGAGGATACTATGTGGCGGTCGGTTCGGCCTCTTCCGGGCTGACCCGTCATCTCCAAATGGCCCGGCGGAAACCGAAAGCAGAAAGCAACGAGAGACACAATGTCCTGGAGAATCTGAAGACCGCAGCGGATTCTCGCCTGGTCATCCCCATCCGGACCACGGAGCCGCTTGAGGCGGAGCTGATCGAGGCCCTCTCCCTCATCGCCGACTGGTCCATCCAGAACTCGGAGACTCCGGTAGAGGCCGGACCTTGCCGCTTCTTCGGCATGGAAGAAAATCCTCTTTCCCGCCGCGCTTTTGTGGATTTTCTCCTCGATTACCGTATCAACCGTCTGGATAAGCAGCTTTTCTGA
- a CDS encoding DUF5658 family protein, with the protein MIQNFLYEKISERTLCRWFAVPAILWALLVSLNLVDYFATLHALSNGCRELNPFVASLFQIEEFNAVLATKLFFLAILFVLLPFIKSWQLDLLAIATFIYLAVVTYHAYGTYLLHFM; encoded by the coding sequence ATGATTCAAAACTTCCTTTATGAAAAAATAAGCGAACGTACCCTGTGCCGGTGGTTTGCCGTTCCGGCCATCCTTTGGGCCCTGCTGGTTTCGTTAAACCTGGTGGATTACTTTGCAACACTGCATGCCTTATCCAACGGCTGTCGTGAACTGAACCCCTTCGTCGCCAGCCTTTTCCAGATTGAAGAATTCAACGCCGTTCTGGCGACGAAGCTCTTCTTTCTGGCGATCCTGTTCGTGTTGCTTCCTTTCATTAAAAGTTGGCAACTGGATCTCCTGGCCATTGCCACATTCATTTACCTGGCCGTTGTCACGTACCATGCCTATGGGACGTACCTTCTCCATTTCATGTGA
- a CDS encoding cupin domain-containing protein → MIKKPLKMLAALSLFLLLQPGCTTVRIGPETNETTIVSRELVKTTRSWDGKLLPAYPQGQPEVSIRRITVPPGARLETHSHPVINAGVLLSGQLTVVTTDGKTLHLKAGDPIVEVVNTLHYGMNEGTVPVDLVVFYAGAVNMPITVVKDR, encoded by the coding sequence ATGATTAAAAAACCTCTGAAAATGCTTGCGGCCCTTTCCCTTTTTCTTCTCCTGCAGCCTGGCTGCACGACGGTTCGTATCGGGCCGGAGACGAACGAGACCACGATCGTCTCCAGGGAACTTGTCAAGACGACCAGAAGCTGGGATGGAAAGCTCTTGCCTGCCTATCCCCAAGGGCAGCCGGAAGTTTCGATTCGGCGGATTACGGTTCCTCCGGGAGCTCGCCTGGAAACGCACAGCCATCCCGTGATCAATGCCGGGGTCCTGCTGAGCGGTCAGCTCACCGTCGTGACGACGGACGGAAAGACACTGCACCTGAAGGCAGGAGATCCCATTGTCGAAGTCGTGAACACACTGCACTACGGGATGAATGAAGGGACGGTTCCCGTGGATCTTGTTGTATTTTATGCCGGCGCCGTCAACATGCCGATCACCGTTGTCAAAGATCGATAA
- a CDS encoding MFS transporter, with product MGSSINVALPALGREFSLHALSLNWVATSFLLAAAMSLVPLGRMADLYGRKRIFLWGIVLYTGASLACSLAPEVVILIFSRFLQGIGGAMIFGTATAILISVFPASVRGRVLGINVAAVYTGLSAGPLIGGLLTQHLGWRSIFLFNAGLGLVVLFFTLWKLREEWAEARGERFDLGGSLLYSLSLLLLMVGLSFLPAVPAILSVGAGIAGIAAFLKWEKGNPSPLLNLSLFYRNRAFTCSNLAALIHYCATYAVSFLMSLYLQLIQGLSPQYAGTVLLIQPVLQAAFSPLIGRLSDRIEPRLLASLGMAFTVCGLCLLIFLNGLSSLAYILISLALLGLGFALFSSPNVNAIMSSVDRKFLGLASGTLATMRILGQMFSMGIAMLIFALFIGTVQLSPLTYPLLLKSMKWTFVLLALLCGLGIFASLARGRMR from the coding sequence ATGGGATCTTCTATCAATGTGGCCCTTCCCGCCCTGGGGCGGGAATTTTCCCTTCACGCCCTGTCCCTGAACTGGGTCGCCACGAGCTTTCTGCTGGCGGCGGCGATGAGTCTGGTCCCGTTGGGAAGGATGGCCGATCTCTATGGACGGAAAAGGATCTTTCTCTGGGGGATCGTTCTCTACACGGGAGCTTCGTTGGCCTGCAGCCTGGCGCCCGAGGTCGTCATCCTGATTTTTTCCCGCTTTCTCCAGGGCATCGGCGGGGCCATGATCTTCGGCACGGCAACGGCCATCCTGATCTCCGTCTTCCCCGCCAGTGTCCGGGGAAGAGTCCTGGGAATCAATGTGGCCGCGGTTTATACCGGTCTGTCCGCGGGTCCCTTGATCGGCGGGCTGCTGACCCAGCACCTGGGCTGGCGGAGCATCTTCCTGTTCAATGCCGGCCTGGGACTCGTCGTTCTGTTTTTTACCCTGTGGAAGCTGAGAGAGGAATGGGCCGAAGCCCGGGGGGAGCGTTTTGATCTTGGCGGCTCTCTTCTTTACAGTCTGAGCTTGCTTCTGCTGATGGTCGGCCTTTCATTCCTGCCGGCTGTGCCGGCCATCCTTTCCGTTGGAGCGGGAATTGCCGGCATCGCGGCTTTCCTGAAGTGGGAAAAGGGGAATCCCAGTCCCCTTCTGAACCTTTCCCTGTTTTATCGAAACCGGGCCTTCACCTGTTCCAACCTGGCCGCCCTCATCCACTACTGCGCTACCTACGCCGTGAGTTTCCTCATGAGTCTGTATCTGCAGCTCATTCAGGGCCTTTCTCCACAGTATGCCGGGACGGTTCTCCTGATCCAGCCGGTTCTTCAGGCTGCTTTCTCCCCGCTGATCGGCCGTCTCTCCGACCGGATTGAACCCCGGCTTCTGGCCTCCCTGGGAATGGCCTTCACCGTCTGTGGGCTGTGTCTGCTGATCTTTCTTAACGGGCTGTCTTCCCTTGCCTACATCCTGATCAGCCTTGCCCTGCTGGGGCTTGGATTCGCCTTGTTTTCCTCGCCGAATGTGAATGCCATCATGAGTTCCGTCGACCGGAAGTTTCTCGGCCTGGCCTCCGGAACCCTGGCCACGATGCGGATTCTGGGGCAGATGTTCAGCATGGGGATCGCCATGCTGATTTTTGCCCTCTTTATCGGAACGGTTCAGCTTTCGCCGCTCACCTACCCGCTTCTCTTGAAGAGCATGAAATGGACCTTCGTCCTTCTCGCCCTGCTCTGCGGTCTGGGGATTTTCGCCTCTCTTGCCCGGGGTCGGATGCGCTGA